In Penicillium psychrofluorescens genome assembly, chromosome: 5, a single window of DNA contains:
- a CDS encoding uncharacterized protein (ID:PFLUO_008223-T1.cds;~source:funannotate) produces MESMRPNIAPLKIAKPNSNITVVTDNSPEHHSTFSQNRFYFNNGRSQITPPLTPQTKEPTMDRDQVETPRSVFHNYLRAFYPFHPAGNVSPSTVTLPLDQGDIILVHSVHTNGWADGTLLDSGNRGWLPTNYCEAYDQVPMRPLLKALTDFWDIIRGGCGSSLKDFGNQDLMRGPIAGVRFLLEKSECLTRESPLVKRFDGLRRIRKALLSDLSALVKSHKKFQELANGTPSEDEVEGMLDEMLLKAFKIVTRGVRFLDVWNEEVGLSRTIAEMEQSTSDTQSLYSMPPTPASETFTLPDITPVSEVGTEQLESRQQSRSRMDVSRASTRTEIVDHQPRPISVATKRISVSHRISCTGPSFAIRSQNLASERLGTTYDAFLSVLGSFIGLHMQSRSSTELVVTTQQAVQSCRGLLDVVEAVCEHDTQRSAFLEQARDTMYEKLSELVQAAHEAFRPANSPDDDLVFMPDEGKRLVDAATDCVRAAGNCLAKARLVLEQIGDIELEPIDESPVETSSGIQVEEQSKPQELSLRLPPPPLQIPNTAYSPSTPGLTDATTPSSFHSRLPSASPKNLSALSSFPNSATLPTHFEKTPFSSRDNAYRTSHPKSDMSESFGRGVTSTGSSFTYNSHARDSEMSGVSQTSTRATSPDIGSSYQGPSLKESVSHSTLAEENEETEANILEKTFAYELIYKEGQVMGGSLRALIEKLTAHQSTPDAMFVSTFYLTFRLFATPLEFAEALGERFDYIGDTPHAAGPVRLRVYNIFKGWLESHWRHDRDNVALDYIVGFAATRLIKELPTAGRRLLELADKVSAVLGPVVPRLISSMGKTNTATALYVHPDTPLPPPILGKKETSLLKQWKNGEVSITILDFDPLELARQFTIMESRIFCSILPEELLDTEWTRKSGSLAVNVRAMSTLSTDLAHLVVDSILHLEEPKKRAQIIKHWVKIANKCLELNNYDSLMAIICSINSSMISRLKRTWEVVSQKTKATLENLRGIVDVSRNYAVLRQRLQNHVPPCLPFVGTYLTDLTFVDHGNQSLRTLPTDVGEMAVINFDKHMKTARIISELQRFQIPYRLTEIPELQTWMQNELVRVRSNGESSLQTFYRRSLVLEPREANRSATNLHTAESNPSLRENTKDKFDFLSWTNQSKVKSVATHG; encoded by the exons ATGGAATCGATGAGGCCTAACATTGCCCCGTTAAAGATCGCGAAACCGAACTCCAACATCACAGTGGTGACCGACAACTCCCCGGAGCACCACTCGACATTTAGTCAAAATCGCTTCTATTTCAACAACGGCCGGTCACAGATCACCCCGCCGTTGACACCACAAACGAAGGAACCCACCATGGATCGAGACCAGGTGGAGACGCCACGGTCTGTCTTTCACAACTACCTGCGCGCTTTCTATCCATTTCATCCAGCCGGAAATGTTTCGCCTTCAACTGTCACCCTGCCCTTGGACCAGGGAGATATTATCCTGGTCCACTCTGTTCACACCAACGGCTGGGCCGACGGCACATTATTGGACTCTGGCAATCGAGGCTGGCTCCCTACGAACTACTGCGAGGCGTACGACCAAGTGCCTATGCGGCCCTTACTTAAGGCTCTCACAGATTTCTGGGATATCATTCGCGGAGGATGCGGGTCATCACTCAAAGATTTTGGGAATCAAGATCTTATGAGAGGCCCAATCGCCGGCGTTCGGTTTCTCCTG GAAAAATCAGAATGTCTGACTCGGGAGTCACCGTTGGTCAAGCGGTTTGATGGGTTGCGCAGGATTCGCAAGGCTTTGTTGTCGGATCTTTCGGCCTTGGTCAAGAGCCACAAGAAATTCCAAGAACTTGCCAACGGCACCCCGTCAGAAGATGAGGTGGAGGGCATGCTGGACGAGATGCTGCTCAAGGCGTTCAAGATCGTTACCCGTGGTGTCCGTTTCCTTGACGTCTGGAACGAGGAAGTCGGATTGAGCCGGACCATCGCCGAAATGGAACAGTCAACCAGCGACACCCAGAGCCTGTATTCGATGCCCCCGACACCTGCCTCCGAGACCTTCACCCTGCCAGACATCACACCTGTCTCTGAGGTCGGCACTGAGCAGCTCGAGTCGCGACAGCAGAGCCGCAGTCGTATGGATGTCAGCCGAGCATCGACGCGCACTGAGATTGTTGAtcaccagcctcggcctATCTCCGTCGCAACCAAGCGCATCTCCGTCTCTCACCGGATATCATGTACCGGTCCTTCTTTTGCTATCCGCTCTCAGAACCTCGCCTCCGAGCGGTTAGGCACGACCTATGATGCTTTCCTGAGCGTGCTGGGATCCTTCATTGGCCTGCACATGCAGTCTCGCTCGTCCACGGAGCTGGTTGTTACCACCCAGCAGGCTGTGCAATCTTGTCGAGGACTGTTGGACGTCGTTGAAGCCGTGTGCGAACACGATACCCAGCGGAGCGCTTTCCTCGAGCAGGCGCGCGACACGATGTACGAGAAGCTGTCCGAGCTCGTCCAGGCGGCGCACGAAGCCTTTCGACCAGCCAACTCGCCGGATGATGACCTGGTTTTCATGCCGGACGAAGGCAAACGCCTCGTCGACGCTGCGACGGACTGTGTGCGAGCAGCTGGCAACTGTCTGGCCAAGGCTCGcctggtgctggagcagatcggAGACATCGAACTCGAGCCGATCGATGAATCGCCGGTCGAGACGTCTTCTGGCATTCAGGTCGAGGAGCAAAGCAAACCGCAGGAACTGTCTCTGCGCCTacctcctccgcctctgcAGATTCCAAACACGGCCTATTCCCCTTCCACCCCTGGCCTGACCGACGCCACCACTCCCTCGTCCTTCCACTCTCGCCTCCCATCCGCCAGCCCTAAAAACCTCTCTGCCTTGTCCTCATTCCCCAACTCGGCCACTCTCCCTACCCATTTTGAAAAGAcacctttctcttctcgcGACAACGCCTACCGCACCAGCCATCCCAAGTCGGACATGAGTGAATCCTTCGGCCGGGGTGTCACAAGCACGGGTAGCAGCTTCACCTACAACAGCCACGCCCGCGACTCCGAAATGAGCGGTGTTTCTCAGACTTCGACTCGCGCTACTTCGCCCGACATTGGCAGTAGCTACCAAGGGCCGTCCCTAAAGGAGAGCGTGAGCCACTCGACCTTGGctgaagagaatgaagagaCCGAGGCCAACATCCTCGAGAAGACATTCGCGTATGAGCTGATCTACAAGGAGGGCCAAGTCATGGGCGGTAGCCTGCGGGCTCTGATTGAGAAGCTCACCGCGCACCAGTCGACTCCCGATGCGATGTTCGTCTCAACCTTCTATCTTACGTTCCGTCTGTTCGCCACGCCCCTCGAGTTCGCCGAGGCGCTGGGTGAACGGTTCGACTACATTGGAGATACGCCTCACGCGGCGGGACCTGTCCGGCTGCGCGTGTACAACATCTTCAAGGGTTGGCTGGAGTCGCATTGGCGCCACGACCGTGACAATGTAGCGCTGGATTACATCGTCGGCTTCGCCGCGACCCGGCTGATCAAAGAGTTGCCTACGGCTGGAAGGCGTCTTTTGGAACTCGCTGATAAGGTGTCGGCCGTTCTCGGGCCGGTTGTGCCgcgcttgatctcctccatgGGCAAAACCAACACGGCCACCGCTCTATACGTGCATCCTGATACTCCTCTCCCACCCCCGATCCTGGGTAAGAAGGAGACAAGTCTGCTCAAGCAATGGAAGAACGGGGAAGTCTCGATCACCATTTTGGATTTCGACCCATTGGAGCTGGCCCGTCAGTTCACCATCATGGAGTCGCGCATCTTCTGCTCTATTCTCCCCGAGGAGCTCCTCGACACGGAATGGACAAGGAAGTCCGGCTCGCTGGCGGTCAATGTTCGCGCCATGTCCACCCTGTCGACGGACCTGGCCCACCTGGTTGTGGACTCCATCCTGCATCTTGAAGAGCCCAAGAAGCGGGCGCAGATCATCAAGCATTGGGTGAAGATCGCCAACAAGTGCCTGGAGCTGAACAACTACGACTCGCTGATGGCGATCATCTGCTCGATCAACTCGTCAATGATCTCGCGTCTCAAGAGGACATGGGAAGTCGTCTCCCAGAAGACCAAGGCCACCCTGGAAAACCTCCGTGGCATTGTCGATGTGTCTCGCAACTACGCCGTGCTGCGCCAGCGCTTGCAAAACCATGTTCCTCCCTGCCTGCCCTTTGTGGGAACCTACCTCACCGACCTCACCTTCGTGGACCACGGCAACCAGTCGCTGCGCACTCTCCCCACCGATGTTGGCGAGATGGCCGTGATCAACTTCGACAAGCACATGAAGACAGCCCGGATCATCAGCGAGTTACAGCGCTTCCAGATCCCCTATCGCCTCACCGAGATCCCTGAGCTGCAGACTTGGATGCAAAACGAGCTGGTGCGCGTCCGTTCCAACGGCGAGTCCAGCCTGCAGACCTTCTACCGTCGCTCGCTGGTCCTGGAGCCCCGCGAGGCTAATCGCAGCGCTACCAACTTGCACACAGCCGAGTCCAATCCGTCCCTGCGTGAGAATACCAAGGACAAGTTCGACTTCCTGTCATGGACAAATCAGTCCAAAGTGAAATCGGTCGCCACACATGGttga
- a CDS encoding uncharacterized protein (ID:PFLUO_008227-T1.cds;~source:funannotate): MLSWLRRIVSPPGDVYGLDHAVLNVRLPPQTMWTNMGYWEHTADFPQACEALLEQVLNAGLLAGDHSDSDSHGVRIVDVGCGCGDQSLYLMELMKSDGDDSHDVQMPSGLRARGKNHRSSAERPLIDSYVGITLEPAQARLAQQRIQDAQQRDIDLDIKHEKKAEIFCADAADPSTWPTHLHQSLSLPSSQKAKATTTWLLALDTMYHFQPSRLPHLKHAHGTLQASLMAFDLILADSVSWRDRLLLRLVCWLTGSPFGNFISRAEYERLLVAAGYDSGSIEIRDVSRHVFAGLAAFLDARVKEGKPLGLKVGKFRVARMLFGWWARSGVVRGVVVVARR, translated from the exons ATGCTCAGCTGGCTCCGCCGGATCGTGTCCCCGCCGGGCGACGTGTACGGGCTGGACCATGCAGTCCTCAATGTGCGGCTGCCGCCGCAGACCATGTGGACGAATATGGGATATTGGGAG CATACGGCGGATTTCCCGCAGGCCTGCGAGGCGCTTCTTGAGCAGGTGCTGAACGCGGGATTGTTGGCTGGAGACCACAGCGACAGTGACAGCCACGGCGTCAGGATCGTGGATGTGGgttgtggatgtggtgaCCAGTCGCTGTATCTGATGGAGCTCATGAAATCTGATGGCGACGACAGCCATGATGTGCAGATGCCTTCTGGTCTGCGAGCCAGAGGCAAGAATCATCGGTCCTCGGCAGAACGGCCGCTGATCGACTCCTACGTGGGCATCACATTGGAGCCAGCGCAGGCGAGACTTGCGCAGCAACGGATCCAGGACGCGCAGCAGAGAGACATCGACCTCGACATCAAGCACGAGAAAAAAGCAGAGATCTTCTGCGCAGACGCCGCAGACCCCAGTACCTGGCCAACCCACCTCCAtcaatctctttctctcccctcttcccaaaaagcaaaagcaacaacaacTTGGCTCCTTGCCCTAGACACAATGTACCATTTCCAACCCTCGCGCCTCCCCCACCTCAAACACGCCCATGGAACCCTACAAGCCTCGCTAATGGCCTTCGACCTCATCCTCGCAGACAGCGTGTCCTGGCGAGACCGTCTGCTCCTCCGACTCGTGTGCTGGCTAACCGGGTCGCCGTTTGGGAACTTCATTTCGAGAGCGGAGTATGAGCGGCTCCTTGTGGCGGCCGGGTATGATTCAGGGAGCATAGAGATCCGCGATGTTTCGAGGCATGTTTTTGCGGGATTGGCTGCGTTTTTGGATGCGAGGGTAAAGGAGGGGAAGCCGTTGGGTTTGAAGGTGGGGAAGTTTAGAGTTGCGAGGATGTTGTTTGGGTGGTGGGCGAGGAGTGGTGTTGTTAGGggggttgtggttgttgcAAGACGGTAG
- a CDS encoding uncharacterized protein (ID:PFLUO_008224-T1.cds;~source:funannotate), with product MSRSDFAIRLLPPDVVAKLKSSTSITHLNGVVLELVKNALDANAHTVFVTVDVRRGSCIVEDDGDGIPPAEFESSGGLGKAHHTSKLGLTGAYGHRGLFLASLAALSLLTITSHHVGYGSTNSLLLHHSTPVARLIPAPVHQELQCRDHGTCVTVNDLFGNMPVRVKSRALALQRPDELEREWDSLRYFLVALMVANPQLSKLVLHDAARNRKTLIRLGSRFPGDGNASQLENELDLKRIGSILAQSGIVSSRNVDSWHTLSASLPDLTVRAAVSLIPSPTKKIQFISLGNEPFSRNGSNVLYSEVNRLFAQSDFGNEAIFDDSSALNASPLPERLGTSNSSLRSGTRSVNKWPMFYLRIDTNVARRLCDDGNEILPESDKSLQRITDVLEVMISEFLKQHGFRPRIVKRRGQVLGRSQQVTSAGQKTDSQSVEFAEHNGLALSAEEAFSSRLKLPSFQKPKSVHPGPGFNSWSRVKAAKNPLVNTVPRPRNEDPEVGKSSTEGESTCADSGAFITWVEPSTGRAHLINSRTGQTMIRRKSIAALRPRSAGVITGDLRRPQSTPVSSKSVWVENLLQKWNNPVFGRTEKPISRMDTGFDHRLPAHFSSHDCFESIGSLDTAQGSKFRGKLERRGLENAEMISQVDCKFILVKVNINDTTDHDALVLIDQHAADERWRVEQLFREFFVPAPQDESIGQNFRVRTVDIDTITFEVSSTEGNLFQKYSEYFSQWGVHYNTGVKSGSSTAVLVTSLPSLIAERCRVEPKLVIDLIRREIWSREDDKRPLGQARNSSRFNSQDWSLLEEEEPHHSKAAGPVNGTSSWVQQLSGCPQSIIDLLNSRACRSAIMFNDILSMEECQILVSRLARCVFPFQCAHGRPSMVPILDLRSLAESTGDTRLDLKKGMASDYDHSGGVGFLEAFQSCYSADNVLTDRGK from the exons ATGTCTCGGTCTGATTTCGCCATACGGCTGCTTCCTCCAGATGTGGTCGCAAAGCTCAAGTCTTCGACCTCCATTACACACCTGAATGGCGTGGTGTTGGAGCTTGTCAAAAATGCCTTGGATGCCAACGCTCATACCGTCTTTGTGACCGTTGACGTCAGGCGCGGAAGCTGTATAgtcgaggacgatggcgatggcatTCCGCCGGCAGAATTCGAGTCCTCGGGGGGGCTTGGAAAGGCACACC ATACATCGAAACTGGGGCTGACGGGCGCATACGGCCATCGAGGTCTTTTCTTGGCCTCACTGGCTGCCCTGTCTTTGCTCACCATCACATCCCACCATGTTGGGTACGGGAGCACAAATTCCCTTCTACTCCATCATTCGACGCCAGTAGCTCGGTTGATACCGGCACCTGTGCATCAAGAGCTTCAGTGCAGGGATCACGGCACCTGTGTCACGGTGAACGATCTGTTTGGAAACATGCCGGTTCGCGTCAAGAGTCGGGCGTTGGCGCTTCAAAGACCTGACGAACTCGAAAGAGAATGGGACAGTCTCAGATACTTCCTTGTTGCTCTTATGGTAGCTAATCCTCAACTTTCCAAGTTAGTGCTTCATGATGCAGCAAGGAATAGGAAGACCTTGATCCGCCTTGGATCCCGCTTCCCCGGAGATGGAAATGCCAGTCAATTGGAGAACGAATTGGATCTCAAGCGGATCGGTTCCATTCTTGCGCAATCTGGAATTGTCTCTTCTCGGAACGTGGACTCATGGCATACACTTTCAGCCTCGCTTCCCGATCTTACAGTTCGGGCCGCAGTTTCTCTCATTCCCAGCCCAACCAAGAAGATCCAGTTCATCTCATTGGGAAACGAACCGTTTTCGCGAAATGGCTCGAACGTTCTCTACAGCGAAGTTAATCGCTTGTTTGCTCAATCCGACTTTGGCAATGAGGCCATATTTGATGATTCCTCTGCGCTAAATGCCTCTCCCTTGCCAGAACGATTGGGTACGAGCAACTCCAGCCTCAGAAGTGGAACGAGATCCGTCAACAAGTGGCCAATGTTTTATTTACGTATTGACACCAACGTTGCTCGGCGATTATGCGACGATGGAAATGAAATCCTTCCCGAGTCTGACAAGTCCCTTCAACGTATCACAGATGTGCTGGAAGTGATGATTTCCGAGTTTCTCAAACAGCATGGTTTTCGTCCGCGCATCGTCAAGCGACGGGGACAGGTGTTAGGTCGAAGCCAGCAGGTTACGTCTGCCGGCCAGAAAACTGATAGTCAATCAGTGGAGTTTGCAGAGCACAATGGCCTCGCTTTGTCCGCGGAAGAAGCTTTCTCAAGTCGTTTAAAGCTCCCTTCTTTCCAGAAACCAAAGTCTGTCCATCCGGGACCAGGTTTCAATAGTTGGTCCAGAGTGAAAGCAGCGAAGAACCCTCTGGTCAACACTGTGCCTCGGCCTCGAAATGAAGACCCTGAGGTCGGAAAATCATCGACCGAAGGAGAATCCACTTGCGCGGATTCAGGTGCTTTCATCACTTGGGTCGAACCATCTACAGGGAGAGCTCACCTTATCAACTCTCGGACGGGGCAAACCATGATTCGCCGAAAATCCATTGCTGCCCTTAGAcctcgatctgctggagTCATCACCGGTGACCTGCGCCGTCCACAGTCTACCCCTGTCTCCTCTAAAAGCGTGTGGGTGGAAAATCTCTTACAGAAATGGAATAACCCTGTTTTCGGGAGAACCGAGAAACCCATCTCAAGAATGGATACGGGATTCGACCACAGACTGCCTGCGCATTTCTCTTCTCATGACTGCTTCGAGAGCATTGGCTCGTTGGATACCGCTCAGGGTTCAAAATTCCGAGGCAAGCTTGAACGACGAGGTCTAGAGAATGCAGAAATGATTTCGCAAGTGGACTGCAAGTTTATCTTGGTCAAAGTGAACATCAATGACACGACCGACCATGATGCTTTGGTGTTGATTGATCAGCATGCAGCTGACGAGCGGTGGCGGGTCGAGCAGTTGTTTAGAGAATTCTttgttcctgctcctcagGATGAGTCCATTGGCCAGAATTTCCGAGTACGAACGGTTGATATCGACACCATCACATTCGAGGTGTCGTCAACCGAAGGCAATCTGTTCCAGAAGTACAGCGAGTATTTTTCACAGTGGGGCGTTCACTACAACACCGGGGTAAAATCGGGCTCATCCACCGCTGTCCTGGTGACTTCTCTCCCATCCCTCATCGCCGAACGCTGCCGGGTTGAACCGAAGTTAGTGATCGATCTGATTCGCCGAGAGATTTGGTCTCGCGAAGACGACAAAAGGCCATTGGGCCAAGCGAGGAATTCATCCAGGTTCAATTCTCAAGATTGGTCTTtgttggaggaagaagagccacACCACTCTAAAGCTGCGGGTCCAGTAAATGGCACCTCTTCATGGGTGCAGCAACTAAGCGGCTGCCCCCAGAGCATTATCGACCTCCTCAACTCCCGCGCCTGCCGCAGCGCGATCATGTTCAACGACATTCTGAGTATGGAAGAGTGTCAAATCTTGGTCTCACGATTGGCCCGGTGTGTGTTTCCATTTCAGTGTGCTCACGGACGGCCTTCCATGGTCCCGATCTTGGATTTGCGGTCTTTGGCCGAAAGTACTGGCGATACTCGCTTGGATTTGAAGAAAGGCATGGCATCCGATTATGATCATAGTGGGGGGGTTGGGTTTTTGGAAGCTTTTCAGTCATGCTACTCCGCTGATAATGTACTCACGGACAGAGGGAAATAG
- a CDS encoding uncharacterized protein (ID:PFLUO_008225-T1.cds;~source:funannotate), which translates to MKRLASLKGSSESSTNRWTNRRHISTKGKKNDTQSNNPYPLSGTISRTAAPNNSHGSYSELGERDFQGSHSRSDPSLVYSGYENAVPAASAKSTAPTVSTNGDTATSEAAYSHKAGTLATGGGGLSSHEGGEGSTFSSPAPSVRSLTTTLTTVQSAAPSTQLYPAQNTQHGHGHGSSTQSSTHHQVQFSHQFPSSSTTPTAVPPHLLPHGQSMTYSTATANNVLTDNASILTLASSSKRRRRNSLDTNASVRALAPSSIFGGSRESLPLSILSGNPAEPSNTSAFNAPGVLSRPSMAGLASAERISVYSSSGAAPLGSATGERTSFHTARPSPGTGDAASIRSGVQSHSRNDSTAASISGGVGSPLAMAPGRISRRSSGWGEITGDENDGERPVERKDDDKAVTKIHDDSQDEVKQN; encoded by the coding sequence ATGAAGCGCCTTGCCAGCTTGAAGGGCTCCTCGGAGTCGAGCACGAATCGCTGGACGAATAGGCGACACATCAGCACcaaggggaagaagaacgacACCCAATCCAACAACCCGTATCCTCTATCCGGAACCATTAGCCGCACGGCTGCACCGAATAACTCACATGGCTCGTATTCAGAGCTCGGCGAGCGTGACTTCCAGGGATCTCACTCACGAAGCGACCCTTCGCTTGTCTATTCGGGCTATGAGAACGCAGTCCCCGCTGCGAGCGCAAAGTCAACTGCGCCCACTGTTTCCACCAACGGTGATACAGCAACCTCGGAGGCGGCATACTCCCACAAAGCTGGAACATTGGCAacaggcggaggaggactCAGTTCCcatgaaggaggagagggtAGCACTTTTTCGTCGCCGGCTCCGTCGGTGCGATCCTTGACGACCACCCTGACGACTGTGCAGTCGGCGGCACCGTCAACCCAACTGTACCCCGCGCAAAACACGCAACAtggccacggccacggcagCTCCACCCAGAGCTCCACCCATCACCAGGTGCAATTCTCTCACCAgttcccttcctcgtccacgacCCCAACCGCCGTCCCCCcgcacctcctcccccaCGGCCAGTCGATGACATACAGCACTGCCACGGCCAACAATGTCCTGACCGACAACGCATCCATCCTTACTCtggccagctcctccaagcGCCGTCGCCGGAACTCCCTGGACACCAACGCATCTGTTCGTGCGCTAGCGCCCTCGTCGATCTTTGGCGGCAGTCGCGAGAGCTTGCCTCTGAGCATTCTCAGTGGGAACCCGGCCGAGCCATCCAACACGTCCGCTTTCAATGCGCCCGGCGTTCTCAGCCGGCCCAGCATGGCCGGCCTTGCCAGCGCCGAACGAATCAGTGTCTATTCATCCTCCGGGGCCGCGCCGCTCGGCAGCGCTACCGGGGAGCGAACCAGCTTCCACACAGCCCGGCCGAGCCCCGGAACGGGCGATGCAGCGAGCATTCGCAGTGGCGTGCAGTCGCACAGTCGCAACGACAGCACGGCAGCCAGTATTTCCGGTGGCGTTGGCAGCCctctcgccatggcgccTGGTCGCATTAGTCGCCGGAGTTCCGGTTGGGGAGAGATCACTGGCGATGAGAATGATGGTGAGAGGCCCGTCGAGCGAAAGGATGACGACAAAGCGGTGACCAAGATACACGACGACTCTCAGGATGAGGTGAAGCAGAACTAA
- a CDS encoding uncharacterized protein (ID:PFLUO_008226-T1.cds;~source:funannotate) translates to MDKAPSQPRTVAVVGSGMAGLVTAHLLHQDSQRRFRVTVLEKNKQISLSAESIAIPSNEQDEPVWADVPMRAFAGGFYHHLIRMYDYLGINYHSQPFLFSFTRLPRHPQRETIPSPRMIYASNFHRLPPIPRTQDLVQWMLEAAFALLCYFWFTICVFLVTPVAEDLRTGSAGESLDAYLRRIHLPQTYVTVYLLPLISSVCTCSHEELLQFPASDVLDYKRRTHQQQHYVVSGGVRSVQDMLLQGLDVRLGVELTSVSPQDTGVDIQYRAPDGRQQSEHFDLIVLAVSPDIAASLYPRLNKPLSSIPTTTVETVAHTDDFSIRPMLHATASSSLLSLSLGKKKSPATQARTTQRIHILSTHLTTESVHEQPNSIFVTTNPIFQPDQSKVIRSARFTRVLRSPHSRMLVNSIFQDPLKRSSSTLQSWRSGDHGVYLAGGWCWDGMVLLEGCIVSAMRIAKDLEVCIPWQMEE, encoded by the exons ATGGACAAGGCCCCGTCGCAGCCGAGGACCGTCGCGGTCGTGGGATCGGGCATGGCGGGCTTGGTGACTGCGCATTTGCTGCACCAGGATAGTCAGCGGCGATTTCGAGTgacggtgctggagaag AACAAACAAATCTCGCTGAGTGCGGAGTCAATCGCCATCCCCTCAAATGAACAGGATGAGCCCGTCTGGGCCGACGTGCCCATGCGCGCCTTCGCCGGCGGCTTCTATCACCATCTCATTCGCATGTACGACTATTTGGGAATCAACTACCATTCGCAGCCGTTTCTCTTCAGCTTCACTCGCCTGCCTCGGCATCCGCAGCGCGAAACCATCCCCAGCCCACGGATGATCTACGCCTCCAATTTCCACCGGctcccgcccatcccgcGCACCCAAGATCTAGTGCAGTGGATGCTCGAGGCGGCGTTTGCCCTGCTGTGCTACTTCTGGTTCACCATCtgcgtcttcctcgtcacgCCCGTCGCTGAGGACTTGCGGACTGGTTCGGCCGGCGAGTCGCTCGATGCATATCTGCGGCGCATTCACCTGCCGCAGACCTATGTGACCGTTTACTTGCTCCCGCTCATCTCGAGTGTTTGCACCTGTTCGCACGAGGAGCTCCTGCAGTTCCCGGCATCGGATGTGCTGGACTATAAGCGTCGCacgcaccagcagcagcattATGTCGTCTCGGGGGGTGTGCGCTCTGTCCAGGATATGCTCCTCCAGGGGCTGGATGTGCGGCTGGGCGTTGAGCTGACGAGCGTTTCTCCGCAAGATACTGGTGTGGACATCCAGTACCGTGCTCCCGACGGCCGCCAGCAATCTGAACACTTCGACCTCATCGTACTGGCCGTTTCACCTGACATCGCCGCCTCACTCTACCCCCGCTTAAACAAGCCATTATCCAGCATACCGACGACGACGGTCGAGACAGTCGCGCACACAGACGATTTTAGCATCAGACCCATGCTGCACGCAACAGCCTCCTCTTCGTTATTATCATTATCGCtagggaagaaaaagagtcCTGCCACTCAGGCCCGCACGACCCAGCGCATCCACATCCTCTCCACCCATCTCACCACCGAATCCGTCCACGAACAACCAAACTCCATCTTCGTGACAACAAACCCCATTTTCCAGCCCGATCAGTCAAAGGTGATCCGCTCTGCGCGCTTCACGCGCGTCCTGCGCAGTCCACACAGCCGGATGCTCGTCAATTCGATCTTTCAGGATCCTCTGAAAAGGAGTTCCTCCACATTACAAAGTTGGCGCAGTGGCGACCATGGCGTCTATCTTGCCGGTGGGTGGTGCTGGGATGGCATGGTTCTGCTGGAGGGGTGCATTGTCTCCGCGATGAGGATTGCAAAGGACCTGGAGGTTTGCATACCGTGGCAGATGGAGGAATGA